One Nocardioides luti DNA window includes the following coding sequences:
- a CDS encoding pentapeptide repeat-containing protein yields MRFLDEQVVHHGHRDDDDDHVSKRLRLRTRYCLLLAGVLGFLVILISEPISIGARWVASVAWDHWPWALLPLMWLIIGVGITVYLHVAKFFDPGSSVPEWSGFFIGGALAATTALELDNSIGLFDRLEQLPGGWVTVCLAVTGALSVAALLRNSSPIYIDGVELLAGVAALTVVAPSIYLAIRAMRLRFDWSQIASQAAAVIAQNWSPILLALAILYQAPGWRRWFRSRAYARNELHVTPINGLRMMVMAGLTAALAAYVLLYFLPPNLIPSGGLSAAQRADALTQERRTVLATIAAIGAGVTLLYTHLRHQLDRDANATGRYTEAVQQLGDEAMSIRLGGIYALSRVANDSPGDRATVSQVLAAFVRDSSRGISMDVPLDVIAALTELGRKHLAGEGQVNLRSCKLTAGNLADVTFPASVDLRLSDLTATNLHSASLIAANLAQSTLSNAILQDVTARRASFANATVDSVDFTGAQLQDVDMSGADLSGSDLRGADLTGANLRGARLVRANLSGADLTGADLRGVDLTGIPLANARLSFSLLHGTGLTKEKVLSIDGEAEHMVFSESDYMDDKSDEAWERRYRWENQRSRDVYDY; encoded by the coding sequence GTGAGGTTTCTTGACGAGCAGGTTGTCCACCATGGCCACCGCGATGACGACGACGACCACGTGTCTAAACGCCTCCGCTTGCGGACTCGATACTGCCTGCTTCTTGCGGGCGTGCTCGGCTTCCTCGTAATACTGATCTCGGAGCCTATAAGTATTGGAGCGAGATGGGTCGCGAGCGTCGCCTGGGATCATTGGCCATGGGCATTGCTCCCGTTGATGTGGCTAATCATCGGCGTCGGCATTACGGTCTATTTGCACGTGGCCAAGTTCTTTGACCCGGGTTCCAGTGTTCCGGAATGGTCGGGGTTCTTCATCGGCGGGGCGCTCGCCGCAACCACCGCCCTAGAGCTCGATAATTCGATCGGATTGTTTGATCGCTTAGAGCAGCTACCCGGCGGCTGGGTCACAGTGTGTCTTGCAGTCACAGGTGCGCTTTCCGTTGCTGCATTGCTGCGTAACAGCTCGCCAATTTATATTGACGGTGTCGAATTACTTGCAGGAGTCGCAGCCCTTACAGTGGTTGCTCCCTCCATCTACCTTGCAATCCGCGCCATGCGGCTGCGATTCGACTGGAGTCAGATCGCCAGTCAGGCGGCCGCCGTAATTGCTCAAAACTGGTCGCCTATTCTCTTGGCGCTAGCCATTCTTTACCAAGCGCCTGGGTGGCGCCGGTGGTTCAGGAGCAGGGCCTATGCGCGAAATGAGTTGCACGTCACGCCGATTAATGGCCTTCGCATGATGGTGATGGCTGGCCTAACAGCTGCGCTTGCGGCATACGTCCTTCTGTATTTCCTGCCACCGAACCTCATCCCGTCTGGAGGTCTGAGTGCCGCTCAAAGGGCGGACGCGCTCACTCAAGAACGTAGAACAGTCCTGGCCACCATTGCGGCGATCGGCGCTGGAGTGACGCTGCTGTACACCCATCTGCGTCATCAGTTGGATCGCGATGCAAACGCGACAGGTAGATACACCGAGGCCGTGCAGCAACTCGGCGACGAGGCGATGAGCATCCGGCTCGGTGGCATCTACGCCCTTTCTAGAGTGGCAAACGATTCGCCTGGCGATCGTGCCACTGTGAGTCAGGTACTCGCAGCGTTCGTGCGCGATAGTTCCCGCGGGATCTCCATGGATGTTCCGCTGGACGTTATCGCCGCGCTTACTGAATTAGGAAGGAAGCATCTCGCAGGCGAAGGGCAGGTCAATCTTCGATCTTGCAAGCTCACGGCTGGCAACCTTGCCGACGTCACGTTTCCAGCGTCGGTGGACCTGCGCCTATCCGACCTGACTGCGACTAACCTCCACTCGGCGTCGCTTATAGCCGCCAATTTGGCTCAATCGACGCTCAGTAACGCCATATTGCAGGATGTGACTGCTCGTCGGGCATCCTTTGCTAATGCCACTGTGGATAGCGTTGATTTCACGGGCGCGCAATTGCAAGACGTTGATATGTCAGGGGCAGATCTCAGCGGCAGCGATCTGCGCGGCGCCGACCTTACGGGTGCCAACCTGCGAGGAGCGCGCCTGGTGCGGGCCAACCTGTCAGGCGCCGATCTCACTGGTGCCGATCTTCGTGGTGTCGACCTGACCGGTATCCCGTTAGCAAATGCTCGGCTCAGCTTCTCGCTCTTGCACGGGACGGGGCTGACCAAGGAGAAGGTTCTGTCTA